From one Pan troglodytes isolate AG18354 chromosome 13, NHGRI_mPanTro3-v2.0_pri, whole genome shotgun sequence genomic stretch:
- the CRYGC gene encoding gamma-crystallin C produces the protein MGKITFYEDRAFQGRSYETTTDCPNLQTYFSRCNSIRVESGCWMLYERPNYQGQQYLLRRGEYPDYQQWMGLSDSIRSCCLIPQTVSHRLRLYEREDHKGLMMELSEDCPSIQDRFHLSEIRSLHVLEGCWVLYELPNYRGRQYLLRPQEYRRCQDWGAMDAKAGSLRRVVDLY, from the exons ATGGGGAAG ATCACCTTCTATGAGGACAGGGCCTTCCAGGGCCGCAGCTACGAAACCACCACTGACTGCCCCAACCTGCAGACGTATTTCAGCCGCTGCAACTCCATCCGGGTGGAGAGCGGCTGCTGGATGCTCTATGAGCGTCCCAACTACCAAGGTCAACAATACTTGCTGCGGCGAGGGGAGTACCCCGACTACCAGCAATGGATGGGCCTCAGCGACTCCATCCGCTCCTGTTGTCTCATCCCCCAA ACAGTCTCCCACAGGCTGCGGCTGTACGAGAGGGAAGACCACAAAGGCCTCATGATGGAGCTGAGTGAAGACTGCCCCAGCATCCAGGACCGCTTCCACCTCAGCGAGATCCGTTCCCTCCACGTGCTGGAGGGCTGCTGGGTCCTCTACGAGCTGCCCAACTACCGGGGGCGGCAGTACCTGCTGAGGCCCCAAGAGTACAGGCGGTGCCAGGACTGGGGAGCCATGGATGCTAAGGCAGGCTCTTTGCGGAGAGTGGTGGATTTGTATTAA
- the CRYGC gene encoding gamma-crystallin C isoform X1, which yields MITFYEDRAFQGRSYETTTDCPNLQTYFSRCNSIRVESGCWMLYERPNYQGQQYLLRRGEYPDYQQWMGLSDSIRSCCLIPQTVSHRLRLYEREDHKGLMMELSEDCPSIQDRFHLSEIRSLHVLEGCWVLYELPNYRGRQYLLRPQEYRRCQDWGAMDAKAGSLRRVVDLY from the exons atg ATCACCTTCTATGAGGACAGGGCCTTCCAGGGCCGCAGCTACGAAACCACCACTGACTGCCCCAACCTGCAGACGTATTTCAGCCGCTGCAACTCCATCCGGGTGGAGAGCGGCTGCTGGATGCTCTATGAGCGTCCCAACTACCAAGGTCAACAATACTTGCTGCGGCGAGGGGAGTACCCCGACTACCAGCAATGGATGGGCCTCAGCGACTCCATCCGCTCCTGTTGTCTCATCCCCCAA ACAGTCTCCCACAGGCTGCGGCTGTACGAGAGGGAAGACCACAAAGGCCTCATGATGGAGCTGAGTGAAGACTGCCCCAGCATCCAGGACCGCTTCCACCTCAGCGAGATCCGTTCCCTCCACGTGCTGGAGGGCTGCTGGGTCCTCTACGAGCTGCCCAACTACCGGGGGCGGCAGTACCTGCTGAGGCCCCAAGAGTACAGGCGGTGCCAGGACTGGGGAGCCATGGATGCTAAGGCAGGCTCTTTGCGGAGAGTGGTGGATTTGTATTAA
- the CRYGD gene encoding gamma-crystallin D gives MGKITLYEDRGFQGRHYECSSDHPNLQPYLSRCNSARVDSGCWMLYEQPNYSGLQYFLRRGDYADHQQWMGLSDSVRSCRLIPHSGSHRIRLYEREDYRGQMIEFTEDCSCLQDRFRFNEIHSLNVLEGSWVLYELSNYRGRQYLLMPGDYRRYQDWGATNARVGSLRRVIDFS, from the exons ATGGGGAAG ATCACCCTCTACGAGGACCGGGGCTTCCAGGGCCGCCACTACGAATGCAGCAGCGACCACCCCAACCTGCAGCCCTACTTGAGCCGCTGCAACTCGGCGCGCGTGGACAGCGGCTGCTGGATGCTCTATGAGCAGCCCAACTACTCGGGCCTCCAGTACTTCCTGCGCCGCGGCGACTATGCCGACCACCAGCAGTGGATGGGCCTCAGCGACTCGGTCCGCTCCTGCCGCCTCATCCCCCAC TCTGGCTCTCACAGGATCAGACTCTATGAGAGGGAGGACTACAGAGGCCAGATGATAGAGTTCACTGAGGACTGCTCCTGTCTTCAGGACCGCTTCCGCTTCAATGAAATCCACTCCCTCAATGTGCTGGAGGGCTCCTGGGTCCTCTACGAGCTGTCCAACTACCGAGGACGGCAGTACCTGCTGATGCCAGGGGACTATAGGCGCTACCAGGACTGGGGGGCCACGAATGCCAGAGTGGGCTCTCTGAGGAGAGTCATAGATTTCTCCTGA